A region of the Denitrificimonas caeni genome:
ATCAGTAATAAAAAATACGTCTTCAATGCGCTCGCCTAGGGTAATAATTTTTGCTTTAACGAGGGATAAATTAAACTCAACAAAAATTCCGGCAATACGCGCCAATAAACCAGGCCGATCTGGGGCAATCACCTCAACAATAGTATAGGGGCGTTGCGCATCATTATGGATGGTGATTTGTGGAGTAAAAGAAAAGTGCTTAAGTTGGCGTGGCACACGGCGCTGAATAATAGCTGGGAAGTTCTCAGGGTTGCGCAGGGCCGTGGTTAAACCTGTACGGATTTCTTGAATACGTTCAGGATCATCACCAATACGATCGCCCTCAGCATCTAAGACAATATAGGTTTCGATGCTGAAGTGTCCTTTTGAGGTCATGATTCGTGCGTCTAAGGTGCTGAGGTTGAGCTGATCAAGGGTGGTCACGGTCACCGCAAAAAAGTCGTGGCGCTGCACACCATAAACAAAGATTTGCGTGCCACCGTCATATTCGCGCTGCGTGGTTTCGCGTACTAACACCAATGGCTCTAGGCTATCGCCGTGCTGCAAAATAGCTTCAGTGTGCCAAACAATATCGCCAGCACTGTGGCGGACAAAGTAGTCATCGCCCAATTGGCTCCAGAGTTGCTCCACTGCTTGCGGCGCGACACCGTCCTCGGTTAACAGGCTTAAGGCGGTGGCTTGGCGTGTGCTAATTTGCTCTTCACGCTCCAGTGGGTTTTCAAGACCGCGGCGCAAGGCACGGCGGGTTTCACTGTAGAGCTGGCGCAAGAGTTGTGCGCGCCACGAGTTCCAAAGCGTTGGATTGGTGGCGTTAATATCAGCGACTGTGAGCACGTATAAATAGTCCAAGCGCACTTGATCGCCAACCAATAAAGCAAAGTTGTGGATCTCTTCAGGGTCAGAAATATCTTTACGCTGGGCGGTGACTGACATCACTAAGTGGTTGCGTACCAGCCAAGTGATTAAGCGGGTATCTGCTTTGGGCAGCTGATGCAGCTTACCGAACTCTTCAGCAATATCTGCGCCCAGCAACGAGTGATTGCCGCCGCGGCCTTTACCGATATCATGAAAAAGCCCCGCCAAGTAAATCAGCTCGGGCTTAGGTAGGCGGCCAATCACAGCGCTGGCCAGCGAGTACTTTTCAGCAAAATCCGGATGGCGTAATTTACGCAGGTGTTTAATCAGATTTAAAGTGTGCGCATCCACTGTGTAAATATGAAATAAGTCATGCTGCATCTGCCCAACAATACGGCCAAACTCAGGCAGGTAACGGCCTAAAATACCGTAGCGGCTCATGCGCCGTAGGTTCATATGGACACCTTCTGTGCAGCGAAACAGCTCTAAAAATAGATTAATATTGCGCTCGTCGTGGCGAAACGCATCATCAATCAGATGCCGATGATCGCGCAGCATGCGAATGGTTTGCGAGCGTACCCCTTTGATTTCAGGGTGTTGTGCCAGCAGCACAAAAATTTCCAAAATAGCCGAGGGCGTATCGCTGAACACATAAGGGTTGCAGGCTTCAATATAGCCACCGCGAATCCGGAAACGCTCATTGAGGGGCGTGGGCAGCTCGGTGCTGTCAGCCCGTAAAATTGTCTCTTCAAAATACTGGCTGATTAAGTCAGACAGCTGCGAAATACCCATGATTATGCGGTAGTACTTCTGCATAAAGTGTTCAATGGCAGGCCGATTGTCATCATCGCTATAGCCAAACATGTGGGCGATTTTATGCTGGTAATCCAGCAGCAAGCGGTCTTCATTGCGTCCGGCGAGCATGTGCAGGGCGTAACGCACCTGCCATAAAAAAGCGCGGGCTTGCGAGAGTAAACGGTATTCGCCGGCAGTAAGAAATCCTGGCGCTTCTAAACTGCTTAAGGTGCGCATACCAAAGCGCCGACGGGCCACCCACATAATAGTTTGCAGATCACGCAAACCGCCAGGCGAGCTTTTAACATTGGGTTCAAGATTGTACTCGGTGTCATTGTATTTGGTATGGCGCTCGCGCTGCTCAGCGCGCTTGCCTAAGAAAAACTGCTCACTGGGCCACATGTGTTGCGGGCCAATGAGTTCGCGCATCGCTACTAACAACTCGTTAGGACCAAGCACTAAACGGCTTTCGAGCAAGTTGGTGATGACGGAAAGATCGCCGCTGGCTTCGTCTGCGCATTGCTGCACAGTGCGAACGCTGTGACCCACTTCCAAACCAATATCCCAGAGGAAGGTTAAGAAAGCAGAAATGCCCGCGTGCAGGTGCTCATGTTGCTCATGCTCGAGCAAAATAAGCAGATCAATATCAGAGTAAGGGTGTAGCTCGCCACGACCATAACCGCCCACCGCCACTAAGGCTATATTGCAGGTGCCCGGCAGCCAATTTTGCGCGTGCCAAGCTTGCTCGAGCAATTGGTCAATAAACCAAGCGCGGGCATGCACAACGTCGTGAATATCGTGCTGGTCAAGAAAGCGCTGATCAAGCACCATACGCGCATGCTCAATCGCACTGCGAAACGTGGCTAAGCTGTTGCTGTCTGCAGCAAGTTGCTGCTCAAATGCAGCGGCATCAAAAAGTTCAGGATCCGTAGGCAACAGCATTGAGCACCTCGCAAGTGATAGCGATTATGTCGCGTAAAGAGGGCCGCTTATCTAGCAAGTTAGATAAGCGGCCACTGATGCAGCTTAGCGCTTAAGAGGACTTAGCAGGGAAAGTTTCATCATTACGCAAGGTGAAAATTTCATAACCATCGGCGGTAACCGCTAGGGTGTGTTCCCATTGCGCGGTGAGCTTGCGGTCTTTAGTAATCGCCGTCCAGCCGTCACCAAGCAAGCGCGTCTCTTTTTTACCTAGGTTGATCATGGGCTCAATGGTAAAGGTCATACCTTCCTTAAGCTCCAAGCCGGTTCCGGCTTTACCGTAGTGTAAAACTTGTGGCTCTTCGTGGAATACCGTGCCAATCCCATGACCGCAGTATTCACGTACCACCGAGTAGCCGTGACTTTCAGCATGCTTTTGGATCACTTCACCAATGTCACCTAAACGTGTGCCAGGGCGCACCAGTTCGATACCTTTATAGAGGCATTCCTGGGTCACACGGCATAAGCGCTGCGCCCACTCGGACGTAGTGCCGACTAAAAACATTTTACTGGTGTCGCCAAAGTAACCGTCTTTAATTACGGTGATATCAATATTGATGATATCGCCATCTTTTAGAGGTTTATCGTTGGGGATACCGTGGCACACCACATGGTTAATGGAGGTGCAAATGGATTTAGGGAAGCCATTGTAATTGAGTGGTGCAGGGATGGCTTTTTGTACATTGACAATATAGTCATGACAGATGGTGTTGAGTTCGTCAGTGGTCACGCCCACTTGCACGTGCTCTTCAATCATCTCCAACACTTCAGCAGCCAAACGGCCAGCAATGCGCATTTTGGCAATATCGTCAGGAGTCTTAATAGAAACGGTCATGCAATCCTCTAAGCGCTGATTGCGCAGATTTAAACAATAGAAGCGGTGATTCTAGCAGAAATCAACAAATCTGTGGGCGCTACAAGGGCGTGGCGTTTTCTTTAGAGCGGTTACGCATCAGGCTGCGTAGGGCAAAACGGTTGGGGTGGCAGTGCTGGGCCAGAGCTAAGGGTAACGGCAAAGGCTCAGCGCAGATCCACGCGGCAACAAGCTCCGCTGCCAGTGGCGCACTGAGCAAGCCGCGCGAGCCGTGGGCAGTGTTGATATACAAACCATTGTGCCAAGGGCAGGGCTGGGTTAGCGGCAAGCGTGCATCTTTGCGCAGGTCAGCATAGGTCTGCATAAATTCGGCATCTTGCGCCACAGGGCCGATAAGTGGCAGGTAGTCGATGCTGGTACAGCGAAAAGCCGCATGGCCCTTGAGGTTGGTCACAGCAATTGCGTCAGTTGCCCAGTGCAGGGAAAAAGAGGGGGCTAGCGCCTGCAGTAAGGCTAAGTTACTGTGGTGCTCGGCTAAGGTGGCTGCTTGGCTGTTTTCAGCAAAATTAAAACTGGCCCCAATGGTGTGCATGGCCTTGCGGGCAGGCGCAATATAGCCATCGGCGCAGACCACGCAATTAATGGCTTGACTGGCGCCGGTAGCCGGTAGCTGTGTGGTTTGCCCGCGCACTTTACTCAGGGCTAAATGCTGGGTTTGGCTAAATTGGGTCACATTGGCGGCGTTGCACAGCACCACCACTGGCGCGCTGGCAATTAAGCCGTCTTCGGTATGCACCTGCCATTGCCCTGCTGTGTGCTGCAAAGTCATCGCCTGCTGGCTGTTTTTTATGCTGACCAGTGGGTGTTGACTGAGGGCATGGCAGAGCGCTGGTGGATGTATCCAGCCGGCTTCTGGATAAAATAAACCGCCCTTGTCTAAAGCTACACCGGCAAGCTGGCTGGCCTCTGTTGCGTCCACTGCGCGAAGTAGCGATGGGGGGAAATGCGCCGCTAGGGTATCCAGACGCTTTTGTTCTTTGGGATTAAAACCCAGTTGCAAAACACCGCAAATATCCCAGTCGCTCGGATGTAGTCTTGCTGCTGGAGGATAGACGCTTGCTTGCGAGTTGTAAGCTTCGAGCAAACGGCGGGTATAGCCAAAGCCTGAGAGAATAAATTGCGATAGCGCCGTGCCGTGGGCGGAGAGTTTTAAGTACAAAATACCTTGGGCGTTGCCGGAAGCTTCTGGCGCGATTGTTGTGTGTTGTTCGAGCACAGTAACGCGCCAACCGCGGGCGGCGAGGCTGGCCGCGCTGGCGCAACCTGCAATGCCGGCACCAATTACAATGGCGTGACGCTGCTCGCCAGTGAGTTGAGTCGGTGCTGGTCTGGCAAACCACGGCGCAGTTTTTTTATCGGCGCTGCTGTCTGTGGCATTGGCTTGAAAGAGTCCCGCAAGCATTTCGCGCTTACGACCAAATCCAGGTACGCGTTGCATGGCAAAACCTGCGGCCAGTAAACCGCGGCGCACAAAACCGGCACTGGTGAATGTGGCTAGGGTGGTGCTGCTGGTGGCCAGTCGTGCCAGTTGAGCAAACACCTGCTCATTCCACATCTCTGGGTTTTTCGAGGGAGCAAAGCCGTCGAGAAACCATGCGTCAATCTTACCGTCCAGCTGTTCTAACATCGGCAAAACATCGCCAATTAGCAGGGTCAGGCTGATACGGCCTTGGCCCAGTAGCAAGTGCTGGAAACCAGAGTGAATCGCCACATACTGTTGCAATAGCTGTTCACGCAGCTCGCTGAGTTGTGGCCACAAAGCTAGAGCTTGCATTAAGTCATCACGCTCGAGTGGGTACTTTTCCACACTGATAAATTGTAGGCGCGCATCGGCTGGAGCATGGGCTAAAAAACACTGCCAAGCACAGAGGAAATTCAAGCCAGTGCCAAAGCCTGTTTCAGCAATCACAAAGGTTTCACCGGTGCGCAGAGCCGCAAAGCGTTCGGGTAAATGATTGTGCTGAATAAAAACATGCTGTGACTCAGCTAGGCCCGAGGCTTTAGAAAAATACACATCATCGAATTGACTGGACAGCGGTTGCCCTTGCTCGTCCCAATTTAACTGTGCGTGATCAAACTCTGCCATTGCTGTGCCTTTTACGATTGAAGAAATGTGTAAAGAGAGTTGTGGAGATAATTACGCTGGAGAGTCGGTCGGCATGCTTTTTGCAGAACTTGTCTTAGTACAGTTGAGATGACTGTTTTTTGACGTTTACAGTTGAGTGCCAGCCATGACCGCTTCGTTAACGACCCAGCAGAGTTCATTACCTTCAGTTGCCGATGATGCGCCGGCGGTGGCCGAGCTACAAACACAACTTGAGCAGTTTACCCGCTTGAGTGAGCAGTTTGCAGGCTCTTTGCAATCCATGCAGACGCGTTATGCCCAAGTGCAGGATGAATTGGCTCAGGTCAGCGCCCAGCGCTTACAGGAATTGGCTGAAAAAGAACGTTTAGCTCAACGCTTGCAACAGATTTTAGATGTGTTGCCCGGTGCTGTGGTGATTGTGGATGGCCAAGGCTTAATTAAAGAAGCCAATCCTGCCGCCACCAGCTTGCTCGGCGTGCCTTTAGTGGGCGAGTTGTGGCGAGAGGTGATTGTGCAGTGTTTTGTCTATCGCGCTGATGATGGCCATGAAGTGTCGCTGCACAATGGACGGCGGGTTTCCATTGCGTTGCAGGCTTTGCCAGATGAGCCCGGCCAATTGATTATGCTCACTGATATGACTGACACACGGCGCTTGCAAGCGGAGCTGGCGCAGCACGAGCGGCTGTCTGCGCTAGGCAAGATGACTGCGGCCTTAGCCCATCAGATTCGCACACCTTTGTCTGCTGCCATGTTGTATGCCAGTCACCTTAGCGAAAACAGTTTAAGCCCTGAGTTACAACAGCGTTTTGCTGGGCGTTTGCAAGATCGCTTGCATGAGCTGGAGCGCCAAGTGCGCGACATGCTGTTATTTGCCCGCGGACCTTTGCCTCGAGAGCAGCGCAGCAGTGTTGCGCAACTGTGGCAGGCATTACAGGAGGCTGCGCAGATGCATTTGCGTGAACACCATGTGCGTTGGCAATGTGATGTGCCCAATGCTGGGCAGCTTGGTGTGCTG
Encoded here:
- a CDS encoding [protein-PII] uridylyltransferase — translated: MLLPTDPELFDAAAFEQQLAADSNSLATFRSAIEHARMVLDQRFLDQHDIHDVVHARAWFIDQLLEQAWHAQNWLPGTCNIALVAVGGYGRGELHPYSDIDLLILLEHEQHEHLHAGISAFLTFLWDIGLEVGHSVRTVQQCADEASGDLSVITNLLESRLVLGPNELLVAMRELIGPQHMWPSEQFFLGKRAEQRERHTKYNDTEYNLEPNVKSSPGGLRDLQTIMWVARRRFGMRTLSSLEAPGFLTAGEYRLLSQARAFLWQVRYALHMLAGRNEDRLLLDYQHKIAHMFGYSDDDNRPAIEHFMQKYYRIIMGISQLSDLISQYFEETILRADSTELPTPLNERFRIRGGYIEACNPYVFSDTPSAILEIFVLLAQHPEIKGVRSQTIRMLRDHRHLIDDAFRHDERNINLFLELFRCTEGVHMNLRRMSRYGILGRYLPEFGRIVGQMQHDLFHIYTVDAHTLNLIKHLRKLRHPDFAEKYSLASAVIGRLPKPELIYLAGLFHDIGKGRGGNHSLLGADIAEEFGKLHQLPKADTRLITWLVRNHLVMSVTAQRKDISDPEEIHNFALLVGDQVRLDYLYVLTVADINATNPTLWNSWRAQLLRQLYSETRRALRRGLENPLEREEQISTRQATALSLLTEDGVAPQAVEQLWSQLGDDYFVRHSAGDIVWHTEAILQHGDSLEPLVLVRETTQREYDGGTQIFVYGVQRHDFFAVTVTTLDQLNLSTLDARIMTSKGHFSIETYIVLDAEGDRIGDDPERIQEIRTGLTTALRNPENFPAIIQRRVPRQLKHFSFTPQITIHNDAQRPYTIVEVIAPDRPGLLARIAGIFVEFNLSLVKAKIITLGERIEDVFFITDADGLPLSDPDLCHALQESMIAQLSTGASGTVTHLSNAY
- the map gene encoding type I methionyl aminopeptidase, giving the protein MTVSIKTPDDIAKMRIAGRLAAEVLEMIEEHVQVGVTTDELNTICHDYIVNVQKAIPAPLNYNGFPKSICTSINHVVCHGIPNDKPLKDGDIINIDITVIKDGYFGDTSKMFLVGTTSEWAQRLCRVTQECLYKGIELVRPGTRLGDIGEVIQKHAESHGYSVVREYCGHGIGTVFHEEPQVLHYGKAGTGLELKEGMTFTIEPMINLGKKETRLLGDGWTAITKDRKLTAQWEHTLAVTADGYEIFTLRNDETFPAKSS
- the mnmC gene encoding bifunctional tRNA (5-methylaminomethyl-2-thiouridine)(34)-methyltransferase MnmD/FAD-dependent 5-carboxymethylaminomethyl-2-thiouridine(34) oxidoreductase MnmC, with the protein product MAEFDHAQLNWDEQGQPLSSQFDDVYFSKASGLAESQHVFIQHNHLPERFAALRTGETFVIAETGFGTGLNFLCAWQCFLAHAPADARLQFISVEKYPLERDDLMQALALWPQLSELREQLLQQYVAIHSGFQHLLLGQGRISLTLLIGDVLPMLEQLDGKIDAWFLDGFAPSKNPEMWNEQVFAQLARLATSSTTLATFTSAGFVRRGLLAAGFAMQRVPGFGRKREMLAGLFQANATDSSADKKTAPWFARPAPTQLTGEQRHAIVIGAGIAGCASAASLAARGWRVTVLEQHTTIAPEASGNAQGILYLKLSAHGTALSQFILSGFGYTRRLLEAYNSQASVYPPAARLHPSDWDICGVLQLGFNPKEQKRLDTLAAHFPPSLLRAVDATEASQLAGVALDKGGLFYPEAGWIHPPALCHALSQHPLVSIKNSQQAMTLQHTAGQWQVHTEDGLIASAPVVVLCNAANVTQFSQTQHLALSKVRGQTTQLPATGASQAINCVVCADGYIAPARKAMHTIGASFNFAENSQAATLAEHHSNLALLQALAPSFSLHWATDAIAVTNLKGHAAFRCTSIDYLPLIGPVAQDAEFMQTYADLRKDARLPLTQPCPWHNGLYINTAHGSRGLLSAPLAAELVAAWICAEPLPLPLALAQHCHPNRFALRSLMRNRSKENATPL
- a CDS encoding ATP-binding protein, with protein sequence MTASLTTQQSSLPSVADDAPAVAELQTQLEQFTRLSEQFAGSLQSMQTRYAQVQDELAQVSAQRLQELAEKERLAQRLQQILDVLPGAVVIVDGQGLIKEANPAATSLLGVPLVGELWREVIVQCFVYRADDGHEVSLHNGRRVSIALQALPDEPGQLIMLTDMTDTRRLQAELAQHERLSALGKMTAALAHQIRTPLSAAMLYASHLSENSLSPELQQRFAGRLQDRLHELERQVRDMLLFARGPLPREQRSSVAQLWQALQEAAQMHLREHHVRWQCDVPNAGQLGVLCNQDVLLGALLNLLHNSAQAATQPVAIKVHAYVRGNLLRIVVTDNGEGMSAELLEQVQESFFTRKSSGTGLGLMVVRAVAEAHQGRFVLRSKVGRGTSALVELPLLADFYAAAQTEAHAKSAAAGGEL